The nucleotide sequence CATTTGTTTTTTGATTTAGGTTAGAATTTAAAATATCAAACCATGAAAACACTTCAGATGAATGAAAGCCTTTTTTTGTATTGGTGGAATTATTGTCGTAAAAAGCTACAACATCTATTAATAAATTTTTAGTTAATGGATTTTTATAAATAGCATTTATACCATATTTATTTGTTTTAAAATTTAAATCATTGTTAAAGTATAATTGGTCACCGCTTGATAAAAAAGTAGATTCTAAAAATTGATTTTGATTATCTTTTGACCATAACGAATAACCATTTACATTAAAATACGAATCGTTGTTTAACTTAACTTCGTATTTTAATATATTTGATGCATAAGCTGATGAACCTGTTATTTTATCTAACCTGTCAATATTGCTTGATTGCCCATCGAAAAATACTTGCTTATTAATTGATTCTTCGGTTTGATCTAATAAGTTGAAAATAGATATAAATTCTATTTTTGACTTGTTGCTAAATTTATGCGAGAAATTTAAGGTGTAATTGGTTAGTTTTCTATATTTTACATGGTCGTCTGCGAATAAAAAAGAAGGTAGATCTAAATCGGAGGTAGAAAAACCTCCTTGTGAGAATTGTTCACTCATAATTCGCTTTCCATTCATTTTTCGGGTATCCATATAATCTTTAACCGATAAAACGCTGTAATTAATGTTATTGGTATTTGTTACCAGATTAAACATTGTTTTTTCGCCAAAATTATAAAGGTTGCCGTGTAAATTGTAGCGTTCTTTAAACCCACCTTCTAATGTAATGTTTCCTTTGAATTTGTTTTTAAAGTTGTCTTTAATGCCAATATTCAAGGCTGTTTTACCGTTTTCATCAAAATTTTTTATGCTTGATAAATTTTTATAATTGGTAAGCAATTCTATTTTTTGAATCATTTCGGCGGTAATATTGTCATTTGCAATTTGGTGGTTTCTATCGAAAAATTCATTGCCATCAAACAACAAATTGTCAATTATTTTTCCGTTGTATCTTATTTTTCCATCCTCATCAATTGCTAATCCGGGTAATTTGTTAACTACATCTTTTAGTTTTAGTTCGGAACCATTTAATAGTGATTTTAAATTATATTGCAGGGTATCACCTTTTTTAATTACATCATACGCTTTTGTATCTATTATTATCTCTGTAAGCTCATTTGTTTTTGCTTCTAATACGACATTTAAGAACTCATTTGTATCTAAAATTAATTCTTTAGATTCATAAGAAAAATGCTGTACTTTTAACTTTAGCGGAAAGGCATTATTATTTGTAGCGATAGTAAAATTACCCAAACTGTTTGTTTGGGTATAAGTGATTATTTTATTGGTTGTGTTATTTATTAGTTGAATAGTAACTAAAGGTATTTTGTTGCCGCCTTCGTCTGTTATAGTGCCATTAATTTCCTGCCCATAAAAAATATAGGGAATCAAGCTAATAAATAATGATAAAAGTATTTTGTAAATGCTTTTCAACTAGAAATTAATATGTAATAGTTTGTTTTGTTATATTGCTATTATTAGGGTCTTTTTCTATTATGTTTTTAAATTGAGGTTTAGGTGTGTTAGGTTTCATGTAAACTTCATTAAAAGTGTAGGTTTGCCCAGTAAAAGTTGGTTTTTGTATATTGATTGGGTTGTCAATGAATTTCACCGATTTAGCAACTAATTCTGAAGCACCTGTATTCACGTAAAGGATAAGACCTGGCAGGCTGTCATACTTTTCTGGACCGGCACTAATGGGTATCTCATCGGTAAACCAAGCTTCAAAATGATATCCATTAATTTTTGATATTGCTTTTGTACAGGTGTAGCCACTTATTTCTTTTTGCTCGTTTGTAATTTCCCATTGCCAATCAAAGAAATTATCTACAATTTGCTTTTTTTCATTTACAAATAGTTCGGCATATATTTTTCTGTCAATATAATCTTTGAAAAATCTTTTTTCAAAAATTCTGAAAATTCTAGACGTGTCCTCAAATGTGATAACTTGTGTGATTTCTTCACCATTCGCTAACTTAACTAATTCAGTGCTTGTCTCAGTTTTATTTAGTTTTGAGAAGTCGTTGTTTTCATATAATGATATTCCATTTGCATAAGTTAATGTATAAGAAAACATATTACGTTCAAAAGTTTTCCGTACAGGTGCAGGAAGTTGTTTTATTTCTTCAGGATTTTTTACAATTTTGTTTTCAAAATACTCTACTTGTATTTTTTGTGCAAACGAATTTACGGTTATTAAGAAAAAAAACGTTAATGTATATTTAAGCATAATTTATTCAATATTTAAGCGATTGTATAATTATGTTAATACAATCGCTTGATTTTAATCGTTCAGTTAACAATTTCGCTACCAGCCGTAACCCCAACAAGAAGTTGAAGATGATGTACCTCCGTGTCCTAGAGACATACAAGTTGTACATGCACCGGTTGTTACATAATACCAAGTGGTGGTGGTATAAACTTGTCCATCTATACCTGTGTAATCCGTTTGGTAAATGCCCACGAGGCTTTTATATTCAACTGTAGAACAAATACGATACCCCCCTTCTAAACTTTCAGTTTCTTTTTCTGAAGAATTAGTTGAAGGTGGATTCATCTCTAGACCTTCTAGAGGGTTTACAACTTCATTAGAAGCAAACCCATTTGCCGCGCAAGCTATCACAGTATTAGCTAGAAATAATTTTTTTTCTCATATCAGTATTAAATTAGCAATTAATATCCCTATTATAATGATAAAAATAGTAGTACACAAATTTCGGTATAAAAATACCATTTATGTGTTACGTTTTCAATAAGTTAAAAGCCTAAAATCATCTAAGCTTTCTGTGTTTCAGAAATATAGTATGAGTGTTTAAAGATATAAAAAAAGGTTGATTTGAACTTCAAATCAACCTTTAGTAAAGTAATCAATTAACTAAAATAAATCTATTATTAATGATGGGCAAAATCCGATAATTAGATTAATGATGATGGCTGCTACAGCAACCGTTACATACACAAGGTTTTTTGGATAAACTGTTTGTGCATCTGCATTTTTATAGGTAAACATGGTGATGATTACCTTAAAGTAGTAATAAATACTAATGATTGATGTGATTACAGCAATGATAACTGTGATATAGAAACCTTGTTTTAAGGCTTCGGTAAACAAGAATAATTTTCCAAAGAATCCGGCTAAAATAGGTATTCCTGCCATTGATAATAAGGCCAACGACAAGGTTACTGCCAACACTGGTTTGTGTTTTGCAAATCCGCGGAAATGCATAACCAATTCTTCTTTTTTATCTTGGCAAACATATAAAATAACGCTAAACGCTGCAATACCTGCTACTGCATAAGCTGCCATATAATAAAATAAATAAGGCTCGGCGGTTTTACCCAACAAAATTGCCGTTAACATAAAACCGGCATGCGAAATACCTGAATAGGCCATAAGACGTTTGATGTTGGTTTGTTTCAATGCCATTACGTTACCCACAATCAATGTTACTACAATTAAAAAGGCAATTAAGTTTACAAAGTTTGTTGGCATGGCAGGGAAAAATACTACGCTTAATTTGTAAAACGCAGCTACGGCAGCCACTTTTGCCAAGGTACTCATGGTGGTGGTGGTAAGCAAAGGTGCTCCTTGATACACATCCGGAGCCCAGAAATGGAATGGGAAGGCAGCTATTTTAAATAACAAACCAACCAACATTAATGTGAAACCAACCGTGAACCATTTTGGCATAGCCAATTGTGTGCTTGCCAAAAGAATCTGATCCATGTCAAACGAAGCTGTTGCGCCATAAATCAAGGCTATTCCGAACAAAATAAATCCTGAAGCGAAAGATCCCATTAAGAAATATTTCATTCCGGCTTCGTTGCTTTTGATATTTGTTCGGTCGCTTCCTGCTAAAATGTATAAGGTAATCGATAAAATTTCTAATCCTAAAAAGAACATTACCAAGTTTCCAAATGAAACCATACAGTATGCACCAATCAATAAGAATATTTTTAAAGAGGTGTAATCTGATATTTTATCGTATTGTTCCTTGTAAAATGATTGACCCAAAGCCACTATAAAAAACGTTAAAACAATAAATAACGAATTGAACAAAACCGTTGATTTGTTTACCACGATCATATTATTATAAAACGAATCTACGGTGTTGTAATCGCAGATATTTAATCCTAAAGCCACCAACAAACCAATCAAAGTAAGAGGTACAATGGTTTTGCGCAGGTTAAAAATTTCTAATACTAATATAAGAACCGCTAAAGATGCTAAAGCTATTAATGTACTCATAGTTTAATTTTTCTATGTTCTATTGAATAAATAAATCGGTTAGTAATTTTGGATAGATTCCCAAACCAATTAAAACCACGCAAATAATTGCCAAAACCATATATTCTTTAGTAGTTACTTCGGCAAAAACTTTGTTTTCAGTACTTCCTAACACGGCATTTTGAAACATTTTTAGCATGTAATATGCTCCCAAAATGATCGATGTTCCTGCAAAAATGGCGTATAATAATTCTTTTTCTGATAAGGCAAACAATAGGGTAAACTCTCCGATGAATCCAAAAGTTCCCGGCAAACCAATCGATGCAAATAATACAATTAAAAAGAAAGTGGTGAATTTAGGAGCTTGTGAACGAATACCGCCCATTTCCTTAATTTGATAGGTGTCGTATCTTTTGTAAATGATATCGGCTAAATAAAACAAGCCAACCACTACAAAACCGTGGGCTACCATCTGAATAATCGCACCTTGATAACCCGTGCTATTTCCAACATAAGCGCCGGCAGCGATTAAACCAACGTGTGCCATTGACGAATAGGCCAATAAACGTTTTAAATTTTCAGAACGTAAAGCAATCAACGAAGCATAAATGATACCGATGATGCAAAGTACAATAACTGTTTTTAAAACATTTTCGGATACATTTCCTGCAATCGGCATTTGCCAACGCAAAATAGAGTAGATACCCATTTTTAGCATGATGCCCGAAAGTAACATAGTACCAATTGTTGGCGATTTTTCGTAGGTGTTTGCCTGCCATGTGTGGAAAGGAAAAACAGGAATCTTAATTCCATAAGCTAAGAAAAATGCCAAGAAAATATAATTTGCTTCTTTGGTTGATAGCACTGCTTTAGAAAGATCAGCCCAAGCAAAACTTCCTGTTACTGAATACAAATAAGCAAAAGCCGCCAACATGAACAGTGATCCTGCAAAAGTGTAGATAAAAAAGGTTACCATCACGCGTTTGCGTACTTTCCAATCGTCGCTTCCCCATAATAATCCAATAAAGAAAATAGGTAACAATGCTAATTCCCAGAAAATATAGTACACCAAACCATCTTGTGCCAAGAATGTTCCAGCCATTGCAAATGCCATAAACAAAACCAAAGCATACAACTGGTTTGCTTTAGAATATAAGGTGTTGAACGATGCCAAAATAATAATTGGCAACAAAAGCGTTGTTAATAGCACCATGGTTAAGCTTAAACCATCCACCACAAATGATAAAGCTACATTTGGGTTTGAAATCCATTGCTGTGTAAACGAGATATTGCCACCGTTTAAATAATCGCCTGTTAAAATCAATGCAATTACGGCGTTTATCAAACTGGTTACTAAAGCAATTTTAGCTGCATTTTTAGAGTTTGATGCCAACGTAGCAACTGCTCCCAAAACATAAATAAGTAAAATAATAATACAATTCATTGCCATAATTTTAGTAACACATAAATAAATAATACAACAAGCCACAAACACCAATTACAAAGGCAAATAAATACAGACCAATGTTTCCGTTTTGTGCTTTTTTACCTTGATAAGATAGTTCTGCTGGAATTCTCCCAAAGCTTAAAACCACCCCGTTTATCAATCCATCGATTTGTTTTTTGAAGAATGATCCAAAGAAATTCAATGGATGAACAATTAATGATTGATAAATTTCATCTAAATAATATTTGTTTACAAGCACTTTTTGTAAGCCCGACACATTGTTATCATTAACAGGAACTTGCTTGTTTTTAACATATTTAAAGTAGGCAACCATTAAACCAACCAATGCACCAACAACAGCCAATCCCATTAAGATGTATTCAGTTGTGCCTAATTCATGGTGGTGTAATGTAGCACTGTTTTTAATCACCGGTTTTAAAAATTCGTTCAACCAACTGTTTCCTGGAAGGCTGATTAATCCGCCAACTGCTGCCAATACTGCCAAAATTATCAAAGGCATGGTCATTGCAGACGGACTTTCGTGTAAATGATCTTCTTGTTCTTTGGTGCCTCTGAATTTGTTAGAGAAGGTTAAGAACAACAAGCGGAACATGTAAAATGCAGTTAATATCGATGCTAAACTTGCAATAACCCATAACACCGTATTGTGGTGAAATGCCGATAATAAAATTTCATCTTTAGAGAAGAAACCTGACAACGGAGGAAAACCTGAAATAGCTAAAGTGGATATAAAAAATGTAGCATACGTGATTTTCATGTGTTTCTTTAATCCACCCATGTGGCGCATATCTTGTTCGCCGCCAATTGCGTGGATAACCGATCCGGAACCTAAGAACAAACATGCTTTAAAGAACGCGTGTGTAATTACGTGGAAAACGGCAACTTCGTACGCACCTAAGCCTAATGCCAAAAACATTAAACCTAATTGCGATACAGTAGAGTATGCCAATACTTTTTTAATATCGTTTTGTACCAGCGCAATAGTTGCTGCAACTAACGAGGTTATTGCACCAATAATTGCAATAATGTGTTGCACATCGGGCGTTAAATCGAACAAAAAGTTTAAGCGGGTAATCATAAATATACCTGCGGTAACCATTGTAGCTGCGTGGATCAATGCCGAAACAGGTGTTGGTCCCGCCATTGCATCTGGTAACCAAGTGTATAGCGGTAATTGCGCACTTTTACCTGTTGCTGCAATAAAGAATGCCATGGTTGCAATTCCTAGAGTAGGTGCTAAATAGCTTTGTTCTTTTAAGGCAACGAAATCAAGCGTGTGAAATAAATAGCCGGTTACAAAAATACCAACCAAAAAGCCTAAATCACCAATACGGTTCATGATGAATGCTTTTTTAGCGGCGTTGTTGTAATCTTGATTTTTATACCAAAATCCAATTAATAAGTAAGAGCATAAACCAACGCCTTCCCAACCAATAAACATCATTGCTAAGTTGCTTCCTGTGACTAAAATCAACATGAAGAAAACAAAGAAATTCAGATAGGTAAAGAATTTAGAAAAATGCTCGTCATGGCTCATATAACTTGTTGAATACAGATGGATCAATGTTCCGATACCTGTTATGAACAACAACCAAAGAGCAGCTAATTGATCGAAATAAAATCCGAAATCAATAGAAAAATAATTGAATTTCATCCATTCAAATAACACCACTTTTACAGGTGCTGCATCTTGAATGTAAGCGAAAAATAAGCATGAAGTTACAAACGAAGCAGCAATCGCTACTGTTGCAATAGTACCCGATACTTTTTTGCTTAAATGTTTGCCCCAAAATCCGTTGATTAATGTACCAACCAAAGGGAAAATCAATGTAAGTAGTAATATAGTTGTACTCATGCTATCCTTTTAATTTTTTAAGTTTATCAATATCGATTGATCCAATGTTTCTGTAGATGGCTACCAAAATTGCCAAACCAATTGCCACTTCGGCTGCGGCAACCGCCATTGTAAAGAATACAAAAACTTGTCCGTTGGCATCTTCGTGGTAATTGGAAAAAGCCACTAAAAGCAAGTTTGCTGCATTCAGCATAATTTCGATCGACATAAACATTACAATTGCGTTTCTGCGGTACAAAATACCAAACGCTCCAATACAAAATAATAATATGGCTAGATAAATGTATTGGTCTATACCAATTTGTTGTAAAACATGTTCCATATT is from Paenimyroides aestuarii and encodes:
- a CDS encoding carboxypeptidase-like regulatory domain-containing protein encodes the protein MIPYIFYGQEINGTITDEGGNKIPLVTIQLINNTTNKIITYTQTNSLGNFTIATNNNAFPLKLKVQHFSYESKELILDTNEFLNVVLEAKTNELTEIIIDTKAYDVIKKGDTLQYNLKSLLNGSELKLKDVVNKLPGLAIDEDGKIRYNGKIIDNLLFDGNEFFDRNHQIANDNITAEMIQKIELLTNYKNLSSIKNFDENGKTALNIGIKDNFKNKFKGNITLEGGFKERYNLHGNLYNFGEKTMFNLVTNTNNINYSVLSVKDYMDTRKMNGKRIMSEQFSQGGFSTSDLDLPSFLFADDHVKYRKLTNYTLNFSHKFSNKSKIEFISIFNLLDQTEESINKQVFFDGQSSNIDRLDKITGSSAYASNILKYEVKLNNDSYFNVNGYSLWSKDNQNQFLESTFLSSGDQLYFNNDLNFKTNKYGINAIYKNPLTKNLLIDVVAFYDNNSTNTKKGFHSSEVFSWFDILNSNLNQKTNVKSSDIGVQGRISWKLGSDKLIFRTYLGRSNEHLNNNLDDLKSYQLNDDYNKSEQILGVQYQGTLKKPLFNYSLGFQYNYTNHSYLLGSKKAVSAILPNFSISRNLNKNLSSYFAYNANLNGFSILNFLSNNLVDDYRSYILPSLVAPELMITDSYNIGLMYNIPEKNIFSSLSLSHSSDRKKLERTFNNLELVTQQNFQYIETNKTTSGNFTFNKKFRNIPFGLNFNTFGSVSMLETFINKEKSENENYNISSKLYLQSYFKNNQLNFNAGINYVSNTSKNSTAFFSNLSKLERITPFATLTGVALNNKFNWSIDSQYFIFKTSSIQSQNIFDLGFRTQYNFSKKVQFYLNAKNILNIRDNNTKNNLMATPNFSQEMIMHSLSGFANFGIIFSL
- a CDS encoding GLPGLI family protein, which codes for MLKYTLTFFFLITVNSFAQKIQVEYFENKIVKNPEEIKQLPAPVRKTFERNMFSYTLTYANGISLYENNDFSKLNKTETSTELVKLANGEEITQVITFEDTSRIFRIFEKRFFKDYIDRKIYAELFVNEKKQIVDNFFDWQWEITNEQKEISGYTCTKAISKINGYHFEAWFTDEIPISAGPEKYDSLPGLILYVNTGASELVAKSVKFIDNPINIQKPTFTGQTYTFNEVYMKPNTPKPQFKNIIEKDPNNSNITKQTITY
- a CDS encoding NADH-quinone oxidoreductase subunit N, with the translated sequence MSTLIALASLAVLILVLEIFNLRKTIVPLTLIGLLVALGLNICDYNTVDSFYNNMIVVNKSTVLFNSLFIVLTFFIVALGQSFYKEQYDKISDYTSLKIFLLIGAYCMVSFGNLVMFFLGLEILSITLYILAGSDRTNIKSNEAGMKYFLMGSFASGFILFGIALIYGATASFDMDQILLASTQLAMPKWFTVGFTLMLVGLLFKIAAFPFHFWAPDVYQGAPLLTTTTMSTLAKVAAVAAFYKLSVVFFPAMPTNFVNLIAFLIVVTLIVGNVMALKQTNIKRLMAYSGISHAGFMLTAILLGKTAEPYLFYYMAAYAVAGIAAFSVILYVCQDKKEELVMHFRGFAKHKPVLAVTLSLALLSMAGIPILAGFFGKLFLFTEALKQGFYITVIIAVITSIISIYYYFKVIITMFTYKNADAQTVYPKNLVYVTVAVAAIIINLIIGFCPSLIIDLF
- a CDS encoding complex I subunit 4 family protein, which produces MNCIIILLIYVLGAVATLASNSKNAAKIALVTSLINAVIALILTGDYLNGGNISFTQQWISNPNVALSFVVDGLSLTMVLLTTLLLPIIILASFNTLYSKANQLYALVLFMAFAMAGTFLAQDGLVYYIFWELALLPIFFIGLLWGSDDWKVRKRVMVTFFIYTFAGSLFMLAAFAYLYSVTGSFAWADLSKAVLSTKEANYIFLAFFLAYGIKIPVFPFHTWQANTYEKSPTIGTMLLSGIMLKMGIYSILRWQMPIAGNVSENVLKTVIVLCIIGIIYASLIALRSENLKRLLAYSSMAHVGLIAAGAYVGNSTGYQGAIIQMVAHGFVVVGLFYLADIIYKRYDTYQIKEMGGIRSQAPKFTTFFLIVLFASIGLPGTFGFIGEFTLLFALSEKELLYAIFAGTSIILGAYYMLKMFQNAVLGSTENKVFAEVTTKEYMVLAIICVVLIGLGIYPKLLTDLFIQ
- the nuoL gene encoding NADH-quinone oxidoreductase subunit L, with product MSTTILLLTLIFPLVGTLINGFWGKHLSKKVSGTIATVAIAASFVTSCLFFAYIQDAAPVKVVLFEWMKFNYFSIDFGFYFDQLAALWLLFITGIGTLIHLYSTSYMSHDEHFSKFFTYLNFFVFFMLILVTGSNLAMMFIGWEGVGLCSYLLIGFWYKNQDYNNAAKKAFIMNRIGDLGFLVGIFVTGYLFHTLDFVALKEQSYLAPTLGIATMAFFIAATGKSAQLPLYTWLPDAMAGPTPVSALIHAATMVTAGIFMITRLNFLFDLTPDVQHIIAIIGAITSLVAATIALVQNDIKKVLAYSTVSQLGLMFLALGLGAYEVAVFHVITHAFFKACLFLGSGSVIHAIGGEQDMRHMGGLKKHMKITYATFFISTLAISGFPPLSGFFSKDEILLSAFHHNTVLWVIASLASILTAFYMFRLLFLTFSNKFRGTKEQEDHLHESPSAMTMPLIILAVLAAVGGLISLPGNSWLNEFLKPVIKNSATLHHHELGTTEYILMGLAVVGALVGLMVAYFKYVKNKQVPVNDNNVSGLQKVLVNKYYLDEIYQSLIVHPLNFFGSFFKKQIDGLINGVVLSFGRIPAELSYQGKKAQNGNIGLYLFAFVIGVCGLLYYLFMCY
- the nuoK gene encoding NADH-quinone oxidoreductase subunit NuoK, with protein sequence MEHVLQQIGIDQYIYLAILLFCIGAFGILYRRNAIVMFMSIEIMLNAANLLLVAFSNYHEDANGQVFVFFTMAVAAAEVAIGLAILVAIYRNIGSIDIDKLKKLKG